The following proteins are co-located in the Silene latifolia isolate original U9 population chromosome 1, ASM4854445v1, whole genome shotgun sequence genome:
- the LOC141600907 gene encoding uncharacterized protein LOC141600907, translating into MAGGGRLFNGVGGSSKPLESFFLTGSSSSFLGSSSMVSFEDVCGGKRSERPFFCTYDQEENGDDEYDEYLHQPEKKRRLSVEQVQFLEKSFDTDNKLEPDRKIQLAKELGLQPRQVAIWFQNRRARWKTKQMEKDFDKLQANYNCLKSDYEDLLKEKEKLKSEVHHLTGKLQLKDQDNSEPNSISDQQKTVGQEPNVEYASETEDQHTSIFGYNKQEDLSSAKSDVIDSDSSHYVEAGHSSSFPEPGDSSYAFEAAHSDISQDDEDYLNRTLLPSSHAFPKIEDVDPSTNSSHFGITDDDHGSLFWPYWDINLKMPTSLHM; encoded by the exons ATGGCGGGCGGTGGTAGGTTGTTTAATGGTGTTGGTGGTTCTTCTAAGCCTCTTGAATCTTTTTTCCTTACTGGCTCTTCCTCTTCTTTTTTAG GCTCGAGTTCAATGGTTAGCTTTGAAGATGTTTGTGGGGGAAAGAGGTCAGAAAGGCCTTTCTTTTGCACATACGATCAAGAGGAAAATGGAGACGATGAATATGACGAATACTTGCACCAACCTGAGAAGAAAAGACGATTATCAGTCGAGCAAGTTCAGTTTCTTGAGAAGAGCTTTGACACCGACAACAAGCTTGAACCAGATAGGAAAATTCAGCTTGCCAAGGAACTTGGCTTGCAGCCTCGTCAAGTTGCGATATGGTTCCAAAATCGACGAGCAAGGTGGAAAACTAAACAAATGGAGAAGGATTTCGACAAATTGCAAGCTAATTATAACTGCCTCAAGTCTGACTATGAAGATCTCcttaaagagaaggagaagctcAAATCTGAG GTTCATCATTTAACAGGCAAGCTACAACTGAAGGATCAAGATAACTCTGAACCAAACAGCATATCTGATCAACAAAAAACAGTTGGACAAGAGCCTAATGTCGAGTATGCTTCAGAGACTGAGGATCAACATACATCAATCTTTGGGTACAACAAGCAAGAGGATCTGAGCTCTGCAAAAAGCGATGTGATCGACTCAGACAGCTCACATTATGTCGAAGCTGGACATTCCTCATCCTTTCCAGAACCcggtgactcttcttatgcattTGAAGCAGCTCATTCCGACATCTCTCAGGATGATGAGGACTACCTTAACAGGACCCTCCTGCCATCTTCCCATGCCTTCCCAAAAATCGAGGACGTTGACCCGTCAACCAACTCTTCCCACTTTGGCATCACAGATGATGATCACGGCTCTTTGTTCTGGCCTTATTGGGATATCAATCTGAAAATGCCAACCTCTTTACATATGTAA